One Lactobacillus sp. ESL0785 DNA window includes the following coding sequences:
- the xerA gene encoding site-specific tyrosine recombinase/integron integrase, with protein MTEKDQELALFISYLQNERHYSPKTIRSYQTDLLEAKAFWQANGGFKSWAKLQERDVEIFLQNLADRKLARATQARKMSSLRSFYRFLTKRKLIKVDPTQAIVLRAQGHKLPQFFYAPELKQVFKSLTGTDTLTCRNLAMFELFYTTGMRVSEVSALKLKQIDLKLKMILVHGKGQKDRYVAFDEPTKTALTTYLHTARPRLLGKNVDQQTVFLNNRGTQITPRGIEYVMQKVFNKAGVSGKVHPHELRHSFATAMLNNGADLRSVQELLGHTNLSTTQIYTHVTMSHLQANYEQFFTRNNKKDEAK; from the coding sequence ATGACTGAAAAAGATCAAGAATTAGCTTTATTTATTTCTTACTTGCAAAATGAGCGACATTATAGTCCCAAAACAATTAGATCTTACCAAACTGATTTGCTTGAGGCAAAAGCATTTTGGCAGGCTAATGGCGGCTTTAAGTCGTGGGCAAAACTGCAAGAACGGGATGTTGAGATTTTTTTACAAAATCTCGCTGATCGTAAGTTAGCTAGAGCTACGCAAGCAAGGAAAATGTCGAGTTTGCGGTCATTTTATCGCTTTTTGACTAAACGGAAGTTAATTAAAGTTGATCCTACTCAAGCCATTGTCCTACGTGCTCAAGGCCATAAACTGCCGCAGTTCTTTTATGCTCCTGAACTTAAGCAAGTATTTAAGTCACTAACTGGCACTGACACTTTAACTTGCCGTAATTTGGCGATGTTCGAGTTATTTTATACAACCGGCATGCGGGTAAGTGAAGTTAGTGCGTTAAAATTAAAGCAAATTGATTTGAAGTTAAAGATGATTTTAGTTCACGGTAAAGGACAAAAAGATCGTTATGTTGCCTTTGATGAGCCGACAAAAACAGCTTTAACTACTTATTTGCATACTGCTCGTCCCAGACTGTTAGGTAAAAATGTAGATCAACAAACTGTTTTTTTGAATAATCGCGGAACACAGATTACACCGCGCGGAATTGAATATGTAATGCAAAAAGTATTTAATAAAGCTGGGGTTAGTGGTAAGGTTCATCCCCATGAACTGCGACATTCGTTTGCAACGGCAATGCTTAATAATGGTGCTGATTTGCGCAGCGTACAGGAACTTTTGGGCCATACTAATTTATCGACTACACAGATATATACTCACGTAACAATGAGCCATTTACAGGCTAACTATGAGCAATTTTTTACTCGTAATAATAAGAAAGATGAGGCAAAATAA
- the trmFO gene encoding methylenetetrahydrofolate--tRNA-(uracil(54)-C(5))-methyltransferase (FADH(2)-oxidizing) TrmFO, whose protein sequence is MPKNVIVIGGGLAGSEAAWQLAKRGIHVDLYEMRPHKLTPAHKTGNLAELVCTNSMRSNQLSNAVGLLKEEMRQLDSLILEAADKTQVPAGGALAVDRDQFSEYVTQKLHALPNITFHGEEITTIPQDDITVIATGPLTSDRLAEQIQQFSGTDSLHFFDAAAPIVAADSIDMDIVYKKSRYDRGEAAYLNCPLTKDEYDHFASELVKAETAAMHGFESQDVFEGCMPIEVMAGRGSKTMLFGPLKPVGLEDPHTGTTPYAVVQLRQDNASASMYNIVGFQTHLKYGEQKRVFSLIPGLANARFVRYGKMHRNTYMASPEVLTASYEAKKQPGLFFAGQMTGVEGYVESAGSGLVAGINAARRARDEAPVAFPKMTALGSMANYVTTTSAKHFQPMNASFALIPGLEGKKVRNKRERHEKISERGLASLAKFKAEVLD, encoded by the coding sequence ATGCCTAAAAATGTAATTGTAATCGGCGGTGGCTTAGCCGGCAGTGAAGCGGCATGGCAGTTAGCTAAGCGAGGAATTCACGTTGACTTATATGAAATGCGGCCACATAAATTAACACCAGCCCACAAGACTGGTAATTTGGCAGAATTGGTCTGCACGAATTCAATGCGATCAAACCAATTGTCCAATGCGGTCGGCTTATTAAAAGAAGAGATGCGTCAATTAGATTCGTTGATTTTAGAAGCAGCCGATAAGACTCAAGTGCCAGCTGGTGGTGCCTTAGCCGTTGATCGTGATCAATTTAGTGAATACGTTACACAAAAATTGCACGCCTTGCCGAATATTACTTTTCATGGCGAGGAAATTACAACAATTCCTCAAGATGATATTACTGTAATTGCGACAGGACCATTGACGAGTGATCGCTTAGCTGAGCAGATTCAGCAATTTTCTGGTACTGATAGTCTGCATTTCTTTGATGCGGCAGCACCAATTGTTGCTGCTGATTCCATTGATATGGACATTGTTTATAAGAAATCACGTTATGATCGCGGGGAAGCTGCCTATTTGAATTGTCCACTGACGAAAGATGAATACGATCACTTTGCCAGTGAATTGGTTAAGGCAGAAACAGCTGCAATGCATGGTTTTGAAAGCCAAGATGTTTTTGAGGGTTGTATGCCAATTGAAGTAATGGCAGGCCGTGGCAGTAAAACAATGTTATTTGGTCCATTGAAGCCAGTGGGGTTGGAAGATCCTCATACTGGAACAACGCCGTATGCAGTTGTTCAGCTGCGGCAAGATAATGCCTCGGCTTCGATGTATAATATTGTTGGGTTTCAAACACACTTGAAGTATGGCGAACAAAAGCGAGTTTTTTCACTGATTCCGGGGTTAGCTAATGCACGGTTTGTTCGCTATGGTAAAATGCACCGTAATACTTATATGGCCTCACCCGAAGTTCTAACTGCTAGTTATGAAGCAAAAAAGCAACCAGGATTGTTCTTTGCTGGTCAAATGACTGGTGTTGAAGGCTATGTTGAAAGTGCGGGCAGCGGTTTAGTTGCGGGTATTAATGCCGCCAGACGTGCTCGTGATGAAGCACCAGTTGCTTTTCCGAAAATGACGGCTCTTGGGTCAATGGCTAATTATGTCACAACAACTAGTGCTAAACATTTTCAACCGATGAATGCCAGTTTTGCATTAATTCCAGGACTTGAAGGCAAAAAGGTACGTAATAAGCGTGAGCGCCATGAAAAAATTAGTGAGCGTGGCTTAGCTAGTCTGGCTAAATTTAAAGCGGAAGTTTTAGATTAA
- the hslV gene encoding ATP-dependent protease subunit HslV has protein sequence MTTICSVKFNGKTAIAGDGQVTLGEKVIAKATAKKIRRIYHDRVVIGFAGGVADAVSLQDMLEGKLEAFGGDLRRAAVEMAQSWRKDPTLQKLEAMLIAFNDQDLLLISGNGEVLEPDENVVAIGSGGNFAQAAAIALTRHSSGMSAEEIAHEAVEIASGIDIFTDNQIITDEL, from the coding sequence ATGACAACAATTTGTTCAGTTAAATTTAATGGTAAAACAGCAATTGCTGGTGACGGTCAGGTCACTTTAGGTGAAAAAGTAATTGCTAAGGCAACAGCAAAAAAAATTCGGCGGATTTATCATGACCGGGTAGTCATCGGCTTTGCTGGTGGTGTTGCTGACGCTGTTAGTCTGCAAGATATGCTAGAAGGAAAATTGGAAGCTTTTGGTGGCGATTTACGACGAGCAGCCGTTGAAATGGCCCAGTCTTGGCGTAAAGATCCAACTTTGCAAAAATTAGAAGCAATGTTGATTGCTTTTAATGACCAAGATTTACTGTTGATTTCTGGGAATGGTGAAGTCTTAGAACCCGATGAAAATGTGGTAGCAATTGGTTCTGGTGGTAATTTTGCGCAAGCAGCAGCTATTGCTTTAACAAGACATTCTTCTGGAATGTCGGCTGAAGAAATTGCTCATGAAGCCGTTGAAATTGCCTCAGGTATTGATATTTTTACAGATAATCAAATTATCACGGATGAGCTTTAA
- a CDS encoding YozE family protein, with amino-acid sequence MAYRESFYRYLMTQRDSDSNDEIAQFANNAQNDQTFPKQEQDYEKLSDYLELNAGYLSSMSIFDRAYEMYQEKMAY; translated from the coding sequence ATGGCTTATCGAGAAAGTTTTTATCGTTATTTAATGACCCAGCGCGATAGTGATTCAAATGATGAAATTGCGCAGTTTGCAAACAATGCTCAGAATGATCAGACTTTTCCTAAACAGGAACAGGATTACGAAAAGCTGTCTGATTATCTTGAACTAAATGCTGGTTATTTATCTAGTATGAGTATTTTTGATCGTGCCTATGAAATGTATCAAGAAAAGATGGCGTATTGA
- a CDS encoding ribonuclease HII, with translation MTIKEIKALLDSDEVAAEDLMALKADSRSGVQKLLVSYRNRQEKLANKQAAFLGRFQYERQFWSKGQLVAGVDEVGRGPLAGPVVTAAVIIDENFDLIDVNDSKKLSPKKRLQLYPQILKEAVSIAIGVKSAAVIDKINIYEADRLAMAQAVNNLDCRPDILLVDAMNVPVALPQVSLIKGDAKSNSIAAASIVAKVFRDQLMADYDQIYPEYQFAHNAGYGTSDHLAALKKYGPTPIHRKTFAPVSDFFAS, from the coding sequence ATGACAATTAAAGAAATTAAGGCGCTTCTTGACAGTGATGAGGTAGCCGCTGAAGATTTGATGGCGCTAAAGGCTGATTCACGTTCAGGCGTGCAAAAGTTGCTCGTTAGTTATCGTAATCGTCAAGAAAAGCTGGCTAATAAGCAAGCAGCTTTTTTAGGTCGGTTTCAATATGAGCGTCAGTTTTGGTCTAAGGGACAGTTAGTTGCTGGTGTTGATGAAGTTGGCCGGGGACCGTTAGCTGGACCAGTAGTTACTGCAGCGGTAATCATTGATGAAAATTTTGATTTAATTGATGTTAACGACTCTAAAAAGTTAAGTCCAAAGAAGCGGCTGCAATTATATCCGCAAATTTTAAAAGAAGCCGTTAGTATTGCAATTGGTGTTAAAAGCGCGGCGGTAATTGATAAAATTAACATTTATGAGGCTGATCGCTTAGCAATGGCCCAAGCAGTTAATAATTTAGACTGTCGACCGGATATATTGCTAGTTGATGCGATGAATGTGCCCGTTGCTTTACCCCAGGTTAGTCTAATTAAAGGGGATGCAAAATCGAATTCAATTGCGGCAGCTTCGATTGTTGCTAAGGTCTTCCGGGATCAGTTAATGGCTGATTATGACCAAATCTATCCTGAGTATCAGTTTGCACATAATGCTGGCTATGGCACTAGTGATCACCTTGCGGCGCTTAAAAAGTATGGCCCGACGCCGATTCACCGCAAAACTTTTGCGCCGGTTAGCGATTTTTTTGCTAGTTAA
- a CDS encoding DegV family protein, whose amino-acid sequence MSKIKIMTDSSAQLTPEEIAQYHIKVIPLLVTIDDQTYVDGVDITRHEFVQKMTTAKELPKTSQPPIGQLIDTINDLTADGSEVIGIFLGKGLSGTIDAARQAVKIAGKDEQVNLVDSELTDRAEGLQVLEAARGALKGQSVPEILEHLEHIKKTQRLRLIVVNLENIIKGGRLGPVSGKIATLLNIRLELQMPGGHLKVAKKGRGKKFSSAFDNRVLADIAANKDKIKEVGISYVSLDGVPQKLKDFAAKIKEINPEIDVLVRETSPIIATHTGLDAYAILYYTE is encoded by the coding sequence TTGTCAAAGATAAAAATCATGACGGATTCTTCGGCGCAGTTAACGCCAGAAGAAATCGCACAATATCATATTAAAGTTATTCCCTTGCTGGTAACAATTGATGATCAGACCTATGTTGATGGTGTCGATATCACCCGACACGAGTTTGTCCAAAAGATGACAACAGCAAAAGAATTACCTAAGACAAGTCAGCCACCAATTGGCCAGTTAATTGATACTATTAATGATTTGACTGCTGATGGCAGTGAAGTTATTGGCATCTTTTTAGGCAAGGGCTTGAGTGGAACAATTGATGCAGCAAGACAGGCCGTCAAAATTGCTGGTAAGGATGAACAGGTAAATTTGGTCGATTCTGAATTGACTGATCGTGCTGAAGGATTGCAGGTTTTAGAGGCTGCTCGTGGTGCTTTGAAAGGACAGTCAGTCCCAGAAATTTTAGAACACCTAGAACATATTAAGAAGACACAACGATTAAGGCTGATAGTTGTCAATTTGGAAAATATCATCAAGGGTGGACGACTAGGACCTGTTTCTGGTAAAATTGCTACTCTACTGAACATTCGTCTTGAGTTGCAAATGCCGGGAGGTCATTTAAAAGTGGCCAAAAAAGGTCGTGGTAAGAAATTCTCGTCAGCCTTTGATAATCGTGTCTTAGCTGATATTGCAGCTAACAAGGATAAGATTAAGGAAGTAGGTATTTCTTACGTTTCTCTTGATGGTGTACCGCAAAAATTAAAGGATTTTGCTGCAAAAATTAAAGAGATTAATCCTGAGATTGACGTACTAGTGCGTGAAACGAGTCCAATTATTGCGACTCACACGGGACTAGACGCCTATGCAATTTTGTACTATACGGAGTAA
- a CDS encoding hemolysin III family protein yields MKLKEIWQKPVNRSTTYYLLDNIFSAITHGIGCFLAIIGLFFLIKKAVATGSLLRIVTFTIYGICLIFLYLFSSLFHSLIFTRARHIFQIFDHSSIFLLIAGSYTPYSLVAIGGTWGWILFCLIWILSIFGIIYYIFSSGQHPILNTILYVAMGWLVILSGQYLYVRLGPTGFWLLVGGGIAYTVGALLYTMQRIPFIHVIWHLFVMLGSGLMYFSILLFV; encoded by the coding sequence ATGAAATTGAAAGAAATTTGGCAGAAACCAGTAAACAGGTCAACAACGTATTATTTACTAGATAATATTTTCAGTGCTATCACACACGGAATTGGTTGCTTTCTGGCTATTATCGGCTTGTTTTTTTTAATTAAAAAAGCTGTCGCCACTGGCAGTCTATTGCGTATTGTTACCTTTACTATTTATGGTATCTGCCTAATATTCTTGTATCTTTTTTCATCGCTCTTTCACAGCTTGATTTTTACTCGGGCGCGGCACATCTTTCAAATTTTTGACCATTCATCAATTTTTTTATTAATTGCTGGCTCTTATACACCATATTCACTTGTCGCTATTGGTGGCACTTGGGGCTGGATTTTATTTTGTCTAATCTGGATTTTGTCCATCTTTGGCATTATTTATTATATTTTTAGTAGTGGTCAACACCCTATTCTTAATACCATTTTATATGTCGCAATGGGCTGGCTTGTCATTTTATCAGGCCAATATCTCTATGTTCGTCTTGGCCCAACGGGCTTTTGGCTCCTTGTCGGCGGCGGGATTGCTTACACAGTTGGTGCCTTATTATATACCATGCAGCGAATTCCATTTATCCACGTTATCTGGCATTTATTTGTAATGCTAGGATCAGGATTAATGTATTTTTCCATTTTACTTTTCGTTTAG
- the ylqF gene encoding ribosome biogenesis GTPase YlqF, protein MATIQWYPGHMNKARNQLEEKMGLIDVLVEVLDARIPQSSRNPMIEKLVGDKPHLIILNKADLADPVLTKMWQKKFSGKGKFVMAMDSLHNTNMQVLVRMVKKAAIAKVAKLEAKGASNPVIRIALAGIPNCGKSTIINRLVGHNVAAVGNKPGVTKGQTWLKTQTNIQILDTPGILWPKFDDQEVGYKLAAFGAIKDSIFHADDVALFVLANLRKYYLANLVKFARTTKEQLTKINDSDLLLAMTEVYGMRDDYDRFSLYFLQRLRKGKVGRITLDRP, encoded by the coding sequence ATGGCGACAATTCAATGGTATCCGGGACATATGAACAAGGCCCGCAACCAACTTGAAGAAAAAATGGGATTAATTGATGTTTTGGTTGAAGTGCTGGATGCCCGCATCCCCCAATCGTCAAGAAACCCAATGATTGAAAAATTAGTGGGTGATAAGCCGCATTTAATTATTTTAAATAAGGCTGACTTGGCAGATCCCGTTTTAACTAAGATGTGGCAGAAGAAGTTTAGCGGCAAAGGTAAATTTGTCATGGCGATGGATTCACTGCATAATACTAATATGCAGGTATTAGTGCGGATGGTTAAAAAAGCAGCTATCGCAAAGGTAGCCAAACTTGAAGCTAAAGGTGCATCTAATCCTGTTATCCGGATTGCCTTGGCTGGCATTCCCAATTGTGGTAAGTCGACAATTATTAACCGTTTGGTTGGACATAATGTTGCCGCAGTTGGTAATAAGCCCGGGGTAACTAAGGGACAAACTTGGCTTAAAACGCAGACCAATATTCAAATTTTAGATACACCGGGAATACTTTGGCCTAAATTTGATGATCAAGAGGTTGGTTATAAGTTGGCCGCTTTTGGTGCAATTAAAGATAGTATTTTTCATGCCGATGATGTTGCCTTATTTGTTTTAGCTAATTTGCGTAAATATTATCTTGCTAACTTAGTTAAATTCGCGCGAACTACTAAGGAGCAATTAACTAAAATTAATGATTCAGACTTACTTTTAGCAATGACTGAAGTCTACGGAATGCGGGATGATTATGATCGCTTTTCACTTTATTTCTTGCAGCGGCTGCGGAAGGGTAAAGTAGGAAGGATTACGTTAGATCGCCCATGA
- a CDS encoding CCA tRNA nucleotidyltransferase: MMKINNLPPVFTAALPVLIKLEAAGYEAYFVGGSVRDLLLNRHIHDIDIATSAYPEEVKELFTRSIDTGIKHGTVTVLYENESYEITTFRTESGYQDYRRPDHVTFVQNLSEDLKRRDFTINALAMNTQGEIIDLFDGLADLKKHVIKAVGDPEKRFNEDALRMMRAVRFMSQLQFKLETQTEQAVKAHHELLQKISVERIRDEFVKMGIGPHSRQAFQVFLDTQLSEDVPDFAGKSDLLAIYPSLKFNPNMETSLWAIIIILLKIQDSQITKFMRDWKNSNAMTAEVERVVALFDLISERTPTDFELFEAGKETLLNTIDVAHILGQPINSEALVDRYVALPIKSSSELVIDGRFLINAGVVPGPRLGKLLTDIKKKVITGELANTKDAVTAYLNEK; this comes from the coding sequence ATGATGAAAATAAATAATTTACCGCCAGTATTTACGGCGGCGCTCCCCGTCTTAATTAAGTTGGAAGCAGCGGGCTATGAAGCCTATTTTGTTGGTGGGTCTGTGCGGGATTTATTACTAAACCGGCATATTCATGATATTGATATTGCAACAAGTGCCTATCCCGAAGAAGTGAAAGAGCTGTTTACTAGATCAATTGATACTGGAATTAAGCACGGAACAGTTACTGTTTTATATGAAAATGAAAGTTATGAGATTACGACCTTTAGGACAGAATCCGGGTACCAAGATTATCGTCGACCTGACCATGTAACTTTTGTACAAAATTTAAGTGAAGATCTTAAGCGGCGTGACTTTACCATTAATGCCCTGGCGATGAATACTCAAGGGGAAATTATTGATTTGTTCGATGGGTTAGCCGATTTAAAAAAGCACGTCATCAAAGCTGTTGGCGATCCTGAAAAAAGGTTTAATGAGGATGCTTTGCGAATGATGCGTGCTGTAAGATTTATGAGTCAGCTCCAGTTTAAACTGGAAACACAGACTGAGCAGGCAGTAAAAGCCCACCATGAATTGTTACAAAAAATTTCAGTTGAGCGAATTCGAGATGAATTCGTTAAGATGGGGATTGGCCCGCATTCACGGCAAGCTTTTCAGGTTTTCTTAGATACGCAATTAAGCGAAGACGTACCTGATTTTGCCGGTAAAAGTGATTTGCTGGCAATTTATCCTAGTTTGAAATTTAATCCTAATATGGAAACAAGTCTATGGGCAATTATTATTATTCTACTGAAAATTCAGGATAGTCAGATTACTAAGTTTATGCGTGATTGGAAGAATTCTAATGCAATGACAGCTGAAGTTGAACGAGTAGTTGCTTTGTTTGATTTGATTTCTGAACGCACACCAACTGATTTTGAATTATTTGAAGCTGGTAAAGAAACCTTGCTTAATACAATTGACGTTGCTCATATTCTGGGGCAGCCAATTAATTCTGAGGCGTTAGTTGACCGCTATGTTGCTTTACCAATTAAATCTTCAAGTGAATTAGTAATTGATGGTCGCTTTTTAATTAATGCTGGTGTTGTACCGGGTCCGCGCTTAGGTAAGCTGCTGACGGACATTAAGAAAAAAGTCATTACTGGAGAATTAGCGAATACTAAGGATGCCGTAACTGCCTACCTAAACGAAAAGTAA
- the dprA gene encoding DNA-processing protein DprA, giving the protein MKKTNFLLRLKLQRGIGYVKMLQIASQLDTDEINRATINKMTLPAALKELAWAAYNDPQAENVIKRIKKQCQVISFFDDLYPEKLRQIYQPPLILFALGDTTLLQKEIVTIVGARLATVYSQQVLEQLVPNLIKHNFVIASGLAKGVDVLAHKATLKYHGKTVAVVGNGLNHYYPMANHYVQEQIMREGLILSEYLPDTPPRPFRFPQRNRILAGLATSVVVTEAKERSGSLITANLALQENRNVYAVPGPITSELSVGPNKLIAAGANPLTDFNLSLERFDN; this is encoded by the coding sequence ATGAAAAAAACAAATTTTCTATTGCGGTTAAAACTGCAGCGTGGAATTGGGTACGTCAAGATGCTACAAATTGCTAGTCAACTCGATACTGATGAAATCAATCGGGCAACAATTAATAAGATGACTTTACCAGCAGCTCTTAAAGAATTGGCTTGGGCTGCATACAATGATCCTCAAGCCGAAAACGTGATTAAGCGAATTAAAAAACAATGTCAGGTAATTAGTTTCTTCGATGATTTGTATCCTGAAAAATTGCGGCAAATTTACCAGCCACCACTAATTTTGTTTGCGTTGGGTGACACTACCTTACTGCAAAAAGAAATTGTTACAATTGTGGGTGCTCGACTGGCAACAGTTTATAGTCAGCAAGTGTTAGAACAACTAGTACCCAATTTAATTAAACATAATTTTGTGATTGCTAGTGGTCTAGCCAAAGGCGTCGATGTGCTGGCGCATAAAGCTACCTTAAAGTATCATGGTAAAACAGTTGCAGTCGTTGGCAATGGACTCAATCATTATTACCCAATGGCCAATCACTATGTACAAGAGCAAATTATGCGTGAAGGTTTAATTTTAAGTGAATATTTACCAGATACACCACCACGGCCGTTTCGTTTTCCCCAACGTAATCGAATTTTAGCTGGATTAGCTACTAGTGTAGTAGTAACGGAAGCCAAAGAACGATCAGGTTCATTAATTACAGCTAACCTAGCTTTGCAAGAAAATCGTAATGTTTATGCCGTTCCTGGACCAATCACCAGTGAATTGTCAGTAGGACCCAATAAATTGATTGCGGCAGGAGCAAATCCGCTGACTGATTTTAATTTATCGCTTGAAAGATTTGACAACTAG
- the topA gene encoding type I DNA topoisomerase: MPTKSKPKKRKKTLVIVESPAKAKTIEKYLGRNYRVIASKGHIRDLPKSQMGIDFDNNYKPKYISIRGKGDTIKELKAEAKKAKDVYLASDPDREGEAIAWHVAHALNLDDTAKNRVTFNEVTKDAVKNSFKHPRSIDMDTVNAQQARRILDRIVGYSLSPILWDKVKKGLSAGRVQSVALKLVIDREKEIKDFKPQEYWTIDAEFKKGRKAFKSQFWGVDGKKKELPNNDAVQAILAKIDKKKEFTVNKVVLRERRRQPAAPFTTSTMQQEANKRLNYRTRRTMSIAQQLYEGISLGKEGTVGLITYMRTDSKRTSPIAQAEASKFLNEKYGKEYAAKGQRHFKNAEDAQDAHEAIRPTSVYRTPESLKSVLTTEQYRLYKLIWSRFLASEMTPAVYDTVRADSEQNGVTFRTTGSKMKFAGFTKVYDNQQEKNVELPDLNEGDKVKLSKSDNKQHFTLPPARYTEASLVHSLEENGVGRPSTYAPTIDTIQRRYYVKLEGKSIVPTELGEIVDNLIEQFFPDIVNVDFTAQLENDLDSVEEGKKNWVKVIDDYYHPFKKELDKADSEIKKVQIKDEPAGFNCDICGAPMVIKMGRYGKFYACSRFPDCRNTKAIVKKIGVTCPKCGKGDVVEKKSKRNRKFFGCSRYPECDFVSWDKPIGRNCPNDGHFLVEKKNKKGLVVLCPNGDYKEEAKDDTVKES; the protein is encoded by the coding sequence ATGCCTACTAAGTCAAAGCCAAAAAAGCGGAAAAAAACATTAGTAATCGTTGAATCTCCGGCAAAAGCCAAGACAATTGAAAAATATTTAGGGCGTAATTACCGGGTAATTGCTTCAAAAGGTCATATTCGTGATCTGCCAAAATCCCAAATGGGAATTGATTTTGATAATAATTACAAACCCAAATATATTTCAATTCGTGGTAAAGGCGATACGATTAAAGAATTAAAAGCGGAAGCTAAAAAAGCCAAGGATGTTTATTTAGCATCTGACCCTGATCGTGAAGGAGAAGCGATCGCTTGGCACGTTGCACATGCGTTAAATCTTGATGACACAGCAAAGAATCGAGTAACATTTAATGAAGTAACTAAGGATGCGGTGAAGAACAGCTTTAAGCATCCCCGGTCCATTGATATGGATACAGTTAATGCTCAACAAGCACGCCGAATTCTTGATCGCATTGTGGGTTATTCACTATCACCAATTTTATGGGATAAAGTTAAAAAGGGTCTGAGTGCAGGTCGAGTGCAGTCAGTTGCCTTAAAGTTAGTAATTGATCGTGAAAAAGAAATTAAAGACTTTAAGCCTCAAGAATACTGGACAATTGACGCTGAATTTAAAAAAGGTCGTAAAGCATTCAAGTCGCAATTTTGGGGCGTAGATGGTAAGAAAAAAGAATTACCAAATAATGATGCTGTTCAGGCAATCTTAGCTAAAATTGATAAAAAGAAAGAATTTACAGTTAACAAGGTTGTTTTGCGTGAACGCCGCCGCCAGCCAGCGGCACCGTTTACTACTTCTACGATGCAGCAGGAAGCCAATAAGCGCCTGAATTATCGTACACGGCGGACAATGAGTATTGCACAGCAACTGTACGAAGGCATTAGCTTAGGTAAAGAAGGTACTGTAGGTTTAATTACTTATATGAGAACTGACTCTAAACGGACATCGCCAATTGCGCAAGCGGAAGCGTCAAAATTTCTTAACGAAAAATATGGTAAAGAATATGCGGCTAAGGGTCAGCGTCATTTTAAGAATGCTGAAGACGCTCAAGATGCCCACGAAGCAATTCGGCCAACAAGCGTTTACCGGACACCAGAATCACTTAAGTCTGTTCTCACAACAGAACAATATCGTTTGTATAAGTTAATCTGGTCTCGCTTTTTAGCTAGTGAAATGACACCGGCTGTCTATGATACAGTAAGAGCTGACAGCGAACAAAATGGTGTAACTTTTAGAACAACGGGTTCAAAGATGAAATTCGCTGGGTTTACTAAGGTTTACGATAATCAACAAGAAAAAAATGTTGAACTACCAGACTTAAATGAGGGCGACAAGGTTAAGCTATCTAAGTCAGATAATAAGCAGCACTTTACATTGCCGCCAGCTCGTTATACTGAAGCTAGTCTAGTTCACTCACTTGAAGAAAATGGTGTCGGTCGGCCTTCGACTTATGCGCCAACAATTGATACTATTCAGCGCCGCTATTATGTTAAACTTGAAGGTAAGTCGATTGTGCCAACTGAATTGGGTGAAATTGTTGACAACTTAATTGAACAATTCTTCCCAGACATTGTTAATGTTGACTTTACAGCACAATTAGAAAATGATCTTGATAGTGTTGAAGAAGGTAAGAAAAATTGGGTTAAGGTCATTGATGACTATTACCATCCTTTTAAAAAGGAACTGGATAAAGCAGACAGTGAGATCAAAAAGGTTCAAATTAAAGATGAACCAGCTGGCTTCAATTGTGATATCTGTGGGGCACCAATGGTGATTAAGATGGGCCGCTATGGTAAGTTCTATGCTTGTTCGCGTTTCCCTGATTGTCGGAATACTAAGGCAATTGTGAAGAAAATTGGGGTTACTTGTCCTAAATGTGGCAAGGGGGATGTTGTTGAAAAGAAGTCGAAGCGTAATCGTAAATTCTTCGGCTGTTCACGCTATCCTGAATGCGACTTCGTGTCCTGGGATAAACCAATTGGACGTAATTGTCCCAATGACGGTCACTTTTTGGTTGAAAAGAAAAACAAAAAGGGACTTGTTGTCTTGTGCCCTAACGGCGACTATAAGGAAGAAGCAAAAGATGACACGGTAAAAGAAAGTTAA